The Candidatus Omnitrophota bacterium genomic interval TCGAGACCTTGCATTTCCGGCATCCATTTTTTCGCTTCTTGGAATTGCTTCAACGCCGAATCGAATTTTTTTTCCATGAAATCCGCCCAACCCAATTGATAATAGGCGTCCGCCAGTTTGGAGTCGTTTTCGAGTAGAGCATGAAGCTCGTTTCGGCCTTTCTCGTAATATCCTTGATTGATGAAAATTCTCGCCATTTGCAAATGGATCAGAATACTTTTCGGCGCCAACAGCAGCGCTTGCTCCGTGTATTGCGCTGCGAAATTCAACTCGTTCATAGATAGATAAACCAGCCCCAGATTGTAATAAGGCGAAGGATTGCGAGGATCTTGGCGAACGGCTTTCAAGAAGCATTCGATAGCTTCGGCGGAGTTGTTGCGGGTCATCTCCGTTAGTCCCCGATCGATAAGCGTATGGATTTCGACTTTATACTTGGGATCGGGAAGAATTTTCTTTTCCTCCGAATCGTCGCTTGTTCCCCCCGCCACATAGCCTAGAGAAGAGAGAATTTCCGTGCTAGCTACGGCAGGACGCCGATCCGGTTCGATGGGAGAGGACTTTGCAAGGCTAATCAACCGTTCTTCCAAAATTTTCTGCATAGTCTGCGTTTGTTCCGGCGAGTCGTGAATGACGCTCTTTTTTTCTTTAGGATCGGCGATGAGATTATAAAGTTCCGAATCCGGCGCATGGACGAATTTCCATTGTGGATTTCTTAATGCGAAGAGCGGACTCCAGTTGTAGGTCAGTGGATATTGCGTCTCCAGCGCCGTCCATCTTTCTTCGGGTTTGGCGTTGCCGAGAATCCAAGGAGCAAGGCTGATGCCGCTTGTGGGCGTCGGCCCCAGTCCGCAGAGTTCGATTAGCGTGGGGAGTACGTCTTGCAGGTCGGCGCTTTGCGGCGAACGGACGTTGAGCCTTTGCCGGAAGGATTTGGGCGGTTTGACGATGAAAGGAATCCGGACGCATTCTTCATAGAGAAACAATCCGTGCATAAGTTCCTTATGATCGCCTAGTCCCTCGCCGTGATCGCCGATGAGTACGATCAGCATATCGTCATAGAGCCGGGCTTGTTTTATGAAATCGAACAATTTTCCCAGGCAATCGTCGATGTAGGCGATCTCTCCGCCGTACCGGTCGTTTTTGTAGAGTTCGTTGAACGGTTCCGGCGGATTGTAGGGCGCATGGGCGTCGTAAAAATGCAGGAAGAGAAAGAACGGCTTTTGCGTTCGTTGTTCCAGATAATCGAGCAGCCATTTCTCGGCGGAGGCGACAATGCTGCTTCCTCTTTTTTCCAAGGCGGCCAGGCGATTGGAATGGGCGTCCGATTCGAATACGTCGTCGTAATAGCCGAATCCCTGGCTGAGGCCGGATCGGCGCGACAACAGAATGCTGCCGATGGCTCCGGCGGTGGTGTAGCCCGATTCCTGAAATAATTCCGGCAGCGTTTCCGCCGCCTCGCTTAGAACGTTATTGTAATTGTCGCGTACTCCGTGTTGGATTGGATGCAGGCCGGTGAATAGCGACGTATGAGCGGGCAGCGTCAGGGGAACCGGCGTAACGGCGTCTTCGAAGAGGACGCCGTCTTGAGCCAGCATGGAGATGGCCGGAGTTCTCGCTTGCCGGCCGCCATATGGCTCCAGCCGGTCGATGCGGCAGGTATCGATGCTGATGAGCAATACGTTGCGCTGGGAAAAAGAGGCTTTCTTCCCTTCGCAGGAACAGGATAAGAAGCAAGCGGCGAGAGCGCCGAGCGCCAAAAAAAAGAAACGGGCGCTATGTTTTTTATGCGAATTTACGTTTGTCATTGTCCTGTTTCCTGGCTGTCTTTATCGCAAAGGGGCGGTTAGTATAATGGAATACGAGAAAACTTTTCGAACGGCAGGCGGCGCACGAATTCGCCGTTCCTGCTTCTTGAATGGAGAATAACCGGCTTTTTCCGGAAAAAAAGGCGCCTAGGATATGAAGATATTTCGAAAACGATCGACTGTCTACTTCGCCGCATTATGGATCTTGTCGATAGGGCTGTTGCGCCACGACGTCGTCAGCCGTTCCTTCCTCTCCAAAGACGCGACGGTGGATATCAATGATGGAGCGTTGATTATGCGGCAGGACTATCTGGGGTATTACCTGGGCGGCAAGAAAATCGGCTATTCCCATTTCGTCCTGAAAGAAGACAGCGACGAAATTCAAACCAAACTTCCCGGCAAATATTACGTCTTCAAATCCGAAACGGAATTGCGCGTGCGCGCCTTGGGAATTTCCTTCGATATCAAAATCCGGCATATCGGCGAAGTGAATGAGGATTTGTCGTTGCGCTCCTTCCGCTTCGACTTCGACGCCGGCGGCCAAAAAATTTACGCGATGGGAAACATCGAATCGGATGGATTGCATTTGATAACCAAATCCGACGGAACGTCCTCCGAACAGACGTTCCCCCTGCAAACGACTCTCTATCATACGGAAATGGTTCATTTGCTCGTCGCCCGCGACGGCATGAAAATCGGCGAATCGAAGGCGTATGCCGTGTACGACCCCATGACGATGGCTTTTGGCAGCGTAACGGCGAAAATCATGGATAAGGAAAACGTGGAATTGGAAGACGGCAAAACCGTGGAAGCCTATAAGGTCGAAGTGAATTTCAAAGGCCTGCGCTCCACGTCATGGATCGGCGATGAAGGCGAATTGGTGAAGGATCAAAGCCAGATTTCCGGCATCGAATTCATCGCCGTGCGCGAAACGAAGGAGCAGGCGCTCAATATGGATTACCAGCATGAAAGCGTCGATCTTCCGCAAGGTTCACAGGAAATCCCGGACCTGATCTCCGCCTCGCGGATATTGACGGCGACTCGCATCGAACATCCCGATAAAGTAACGGAAATGCTGGTGAAATTAACCGGCGCCGAAAGCGGCG includes:
- a CDS encoding sulfatase-like hydrolase/transferase translates to MTNVNSHKKHSARFFFLALGALAACFLSCSCEGKKASFSQRNVLLISIDTCRIDRLEPYGGRQARTPAISMLAQDGVLFEDAVTPVPLTLPAHTSLFTGLHPIQHGVRDNYNNVLSEAAETLPELFQESGYTTAGAIGSILLSRRSGLSQGFGYYDDVFESDAHSNRLAALEKRGSSIVASAEKWLLDYLEQRTQKPFFLFLHFYDAHAPYNPPEPFNELYKNDRYGGEIAYIDDCLGKLFDFIKQARLYDDMLIVLIGDHGEGLGDHKELMHGLFLYEECVRIPFIVKPPKSFRQRLNVRSPQSADLQDVLPTLIELCGLGPTPTSGISLAPWILGNAKPEERWTALETQYPLTYNWSPLFALRNPQWKFVHAPDSELYNLIADPKEKKSVIHDSPEQTQTMQKILEERLISLAKSSPIEPDRRPAVASTEILSSLGYVAGGTSDDSEEKKILPDPKYKVEIHTLIDRGLTEMTRNNSAEAIECFLKAVRQDPRNPSPYYNLGLVYLSMNELNFAAQYTEQALLLAPKSILIHLQMARIFINQGYYEKGRNELHALLENDSKLADAYYQLGWADFMEKKFDSALKQFQEAKKWMPEMQGLDDAIAKAEKQES
- a CDS encoding transglutaminase-like domain-containing protein; protein product: MKIFRKRSTVYFAALWILSIGLLRHDVVSRSFLSKDATVDINDGALIMRQDYLGYYLGGKKIGYSHFVLKEDSDEIQTKLPGKYYVFKSETELRVRALGISFDIKIRHIGEVNEDLSLRSFRFDFDAGGQKIYAMGNIESDGLHLITKSDGTSSEQTFPLQTTLYHTEMVHLLVARDGMKIGESKAYAVYDPMTMAFGSVTAKIMDKENVELEDGKTVEAYKVEVNFKGLRSTSWIGDEGELVKDQSQISGIEFIAVRETKEQALNMDYQHESVDLPQGSQEIPDLISASRILTATRIEHPDKVTEMLVKLTGAESGDLIFDGTFQTLADSPDDALLIRTTKQDYRKAAASLPEQNPPYALDHPDLKPFLDEQPLIQSNDPAIRQKALEIAGKAKNALEASITIAEWLYRNVKKEMRPTIPSAAEVLNAMKGDCNEHSTLLAALARSIGIPAKICAGIVYQNDGFYYHAWNEIYAGGAWLPIDSTLNRIEMDAAHIKFAEGSLDSQANLIKLIGNLKLEIVAYKEQ